In the Engystomops pustulosus chromosome 2, aEngPut4.maternal, whole genome shotgun sequence genome, one interval contains:
- the CUL5 gene encoding cullin-5, which translates to MATSHLLKNKGSLQFEDKWDFMRPIVLKLLRQESVTKQQWFDLFSDVHAVCLWDDKGPAKIHQALKEDILDFIKQAQARVLSHQDDTALLKAYIVEWRKFFTQCDILPKPFCQLEITLMGKQGSNKKSNVEDSIVRKLMLDTWNESIFSNIKNRLQDSAMKLVHAERLGEAFDSQLVIGVRESYVNLCSNPEDKLQIYRDNFEKAYLDSTERFYRTQAPSYLQQNGVQNYMKYADAKLKEEEKRAVRYLETRRECNSVQALMECCVNALVTSFKETILAECQGMIKRNETEKLHLMFSLMDKVPNGIEPMLKDLEEHIVSAGLADMVAAAETITTDSEKYVEQLLTLFNRFSKLVKEAFQDDPRFLTARDKAYKAVVNDATIFKLELPLKQKGVGLKTQPESKCPELLANYCDMLLRKTPLSKKLTSEEIEAKLKEVLLVLKYVQNKDVFMRYHKAHLTRRLILDISADSEIEENMVEWLREVGMPADYVNKLARMFQDIKVSEDLNQAFKEMHKNNKLALPADSVNIKILNAGAWSRSSEKVFVSLPTELEDLIPEVEEFYKKNHSGRKLHWHHLMSNGIITFKNEVGQYDLEVTTFQLAVLFAWNQRPKEKISFENLKLATELPDAELRRTLWSLVAFPKLKRQVLSYEPQVNSPKDFAEGTLFSVNQEFSLIKNGKVQKRGKINLIGRLQLTTERMREEENEGIVQLRILRTQEAIIQIMKMRKKITNAQLQTELVEILKNMFLPQKKMIKEQIEWLIEHKYIRRDESDINTFIYMA; encoded by the exons aGAGTATTGAGTCATCAGGATGACACTGCTTTACTAAAAGCTTATATAGTAGAATGGCGCAAGTTCTTCACCCAGTGCGACATCTTACCCAAGCCCTTCTGTCAACTAGAAATTACTTTAATGGGTAAACAGGGGAGCAACAAGAAATCAAATGTGGAAGACAGTATTGTAAGAAAG CTGATGCTGGATACCTGGAATGAATCtatattttcaaatattaaaaatcggCTTCAGGACAGTGCAATGAAGCTGGTCCACGCTGAGAGATTAGGGGAAGCATTTGACTCTCAACTCGTCATCGGGGTTAGAGAATCTTATG TTAATCTCTGCTCAAATCCAGAAGACAAACTTCAGATATATCGGGACAATTTTGAAAAGGCCTACCTAGATTCTACAGAGCGCTTCTATCGGACCCaagccccctcttacctgcagcAGAATGGTGTACAGAACTACATGAAATAT GCAGATGCTAAACTAAAGGAAGAGGAGAAAAGAGCCGTCCGATACCTAGAGACCAGGCGGGAGTGTAACTCTGTGCAGGCC CTGATGGAGTGTTGTGTGAACGCCCTGGTTACATCTTTTAAAGAGACTATTTTAGCTGAGTGCCAAGGAATGATCAAGCGCAATGAAACGGAAA AATTGCACTTAATGTTTTCTCTGATGGATAAAGTTCCTAATGGGATTGAGCCAATGTTAAAAGACTTAGAAGAACACATTGTGAGCGCTGGATTAGCTGATATGGTGGCAGCTGCAGAAACCATTACTACT GATTCAGAGAAATACGTAGAACAGTTACTGACGTTGTTTAATAGATTTAGCAAATTAGTTAAAGAAGCATTTCAAGATGATCCAAGGTTTCTTACTGCTCGGGATAAG GCATACAAGGCTGTCGTGAACGATGCTACAATATTCAAACTGGAACTGCCACTAAAGCAGAAAGG GGTGGGTTTGAAAACGCAGCCAGAATCCAAGTGTCCCGAATTACTTGCAAATTACTGTGATATGTTGTTACGGAAAACTCCTCTCAGTAAAAAACTGACTTCAGAAGAAATTGAGGCAAAGCTCAAGGAAGTG CTTTTGGTGCTAAAATACGTTCAGAACAAAGATGTCTTCATGAGGTACCACAAAGCTCACCTCACCAGACGTCTCATCCTGGACATATCCGCTGACAGTGAAATTGAGGAGAACATGGTGGAATGGCTCAGG GAAGTGGGAATGCCGGCAGATTATGTCAACAAGTTGGCGCGAATGTTTCAAGACATTAAAGTCTCTGAAGATTTGAATCAGGCTTTTAAggaaatgcataaaaacaataaattgGCACTTCCAG ccGATTCTGTAAATATCAAAATTCTAAATGCTGGCGCTTGGTCAAGAAGTTCTGAAAAAGTATTTGTATCTTTGCCCACTGAATTGGAGGATCTTATCCCTGAAGTGGAGGAATTCTACAAGAAAAACCACAGCGGTAGAAAACTGCACTGGCATCATCTGATGTCGAATGGCATT ATTACCTTTAAAAACGAGGTGGGTCAGTACGACCTGGAGGTGACCACATTTCAGCTTGCAGTTTTATTCGCCTGGAATCAAAGGCCTAAAGAAAAGATAAGTTTTGAAAATCTTAAATTAGCAACAGAGTTACCCGACGCAGAACTACGGAGGACTCTCTGG TCACTAGTAGCTTTTCCTAAATTGAAAAGACAAGTTCTCTCGTATGAGCCTCAAGTCAACTCCCCAAAAGACTTTGCTGAAGGCACCCTCTTCTCTGTGAACCAGGAGTTCAGCTTAAT AAAAAATGGCAAAGTTCAGAAACGGGGAAAGATCAACTTGATCGGACGCTTACAGCTGACCACAGAGAGGATGCGGGAGGAGGAAAATGAAGGAATCGTGCAGCTGCGAATACTGAGGACACAG gaagCAATAATACAAATCATGAAGATGAGAAAGAAAATTACCAACGCCCAGCTCCAGACGGAACTTgtagaaattttgaaaaatatgtttttgccacagaaaaaaatgataaaagaacAAATTGAATGGCTTATAGAACACAAATACATCCGAAGAGACGAGTCCGATATCAACACGTTCATCTACATGGCGTAA